The Glycine soja cultivar W05 chromosome 19, ASM419377v2, whole genome shotgun sequence genomic sequence aatctgaCAACTTTATAGTATATACTGCCCAGACAAGAACAATTCTTGCAAACTAACTTTTAAATATCATTACCAAACATAAATCAATTCTATCCAATTCTAAACCAAACAAACCCTTAATAATTGGTTGAACCATCAAACAAGTATCAACTTGACCAGTTTAGGCAAAACCAGCTGATTCAGATTGTTCTTACTAATTTCTTGTTATAAGATGTGAACTAGTTTACAGTTCACCTGGTCCACTTTGCCAATCTAGCCTGGTTCACGTAACACTAGAAAATATGCACCTGTAAACAGTTCGGACAACATATGAATTTGACATTTTCTTTTCATGTACTAAGGCAAAGACTCATTGCCACTTGGCCTAAAGTTGCTGAATTGGAAATCTGCTTCCttctcaaaataaatatataaataaaaatgaaaagttgtACCATGTAAATCTACTTGTTAACTTGTGTTGCATTAGTATATTAACAATAAAGACTGTAATAAACACAGttatatgaaagataaaggggTGAGAAAGAAAAACCTTGATTCTCCAGTCTTAGGCTTCTTAGGATCCGCAAAACGAACAATTAAAGGATGATCACAACCCTAGGTGATTAAAAATAAGACTTTAGCTAGCATTTGAAAGTGGACAGAGTAATATgtatcaattaaataaattagcTTTACTCTCATCGTGAAGGTTTTATTCAGCCCTTTGATTGCAGCCAATGCCATTTCTCTATTAGAAAATTTGACAAAAGCATATCCTTCAAAATCAAGAAAGGCATCCACATGACAAGTTAGGTTAAAATGAAAACCATGAATAATAAATTGATGACATATATGTTCcaaattttaagtaattttatgcTAGAAGTAGAACTGGTCcagaaataagaataataaacaTTTATGGCAATAGATAGCCTCTGTTCAGTATTAGGGAGGTAAAAAACAAACATCAAGAAAGATACATTAGTATGATCCCCTCCATATTCCCCAGTACCCAGATATTCAAGACACCTGGACTCTACCCTCCCAAATCAAATTCCACTCCAAAAATCCAATGCTCGCTCTTTGCTTTCCCCtcctattatttatattttgtcatTCCTCTCTCCAACTAAGCAATTAACAGTGGGGATCTCCTAACATTTTACTAgtactttttttcttcaaaaggtGTCATTGTTGAAGCAAAAATTAGTTAAGTGAGATTTGACAGAAAGAGGAAGAGTTCATTTTCACCCACTGCCTCACTATCTCTCCTATTTATTATTCTAGGTCTGTCTGCAACTTCTTTCCTTATAATGGAAATGTTggataagaaataaaagacaGAATCAAATACAAGTCCATTCCTCAAAGCCACAGATACAGTATGAAAAACATAGCATGACAAGATCAAGGACCAACCATGAGTGCTTTTAAAGAAGATATCTTCAACATGCCCATAAGGGGAAAATATCTGCATGAATATGCATACAAAACTCAGAAACACAACATGAATATCATAGCCTGCAGATTATAAAGGATATTCCACAATATCgcatataaaagaaaatgcagGGCTaccataaagaaaaaaattatcataccaACCCACTTAAACTAAATTATGCTGCAAATGGTTACATATGTACCTATTGGTAACTACCATTTTTTGCTAGCTGTTAGCCACATACCAACATCATGAGAAGTGTCCACATgataactaatatttttgtatCTAATATCTATATCTGTTCCAATTTAATAGGAGCCACTAAGGCAACATTTCCATCCAGCCAACCTAGGATGTGGGTCTAGACACATTTCTACAGACTAGAATTTGCGTATCCTTCAGCTAAATACAAAACCATGGATATGGTCATTGTCATGAAAAATAGTAACTCAAGTTCAGGCAatggaaaaatatatatggatTATGGATGAGTGTGAATGGTGAAACATACATCTTCAATTTCCTTGTTTGTAGCTTCTTTATTGATGGAACTAACAAAAACTTTATCTGCCACCtctgaaaaaaatatagaaacacAAGAAACAATAGGAAGTGATAAATTGAGCACTGAagaataacattttaaattagacaatcatataatcaaataGTAGGCAACATCTATCCTGGAAAAAGATGAGAAGCTTGCCTTCTAAGGGATCTTTCTTTTCCATGTTACGGCAGAACCCTCGAACCCctacaaaaagaataaaaaagattcaCATAAATTAAACACCAAGAGTATACTgcttttaaattattcattactTGCTGGAGAAAGTAAACCATATTCTATGCCATATTCTCATAATAGGGTGAACTCTTAAAAGctttaaatttaaacttaacaATTACATCATACTAATAAGAAAGGTTTTATCTCAAGTCTCAACCTTAGAAAACTAATTTCTGCtaacacaataaatataaagaatGACAGCATATTTGATTCTCAACAACTCAAAAAATAAAGGCTAGCAAAggatttttcttcttaaaccAAAAGATAAGAAAAGGTTCATGATGTATAGACAGAGAGAAATAGAGTACATTACTCCcaactttcaattttttattatttctcaaAACTTCCCTCTATTTTGAAAACCTACAGAAACTTCCCCAAACATAACATCTCGGGATGTTtgtggaaaaataaataagttcaaGGAAGGTGAGAGTATTTCATAGAATATGTGTAGATAGGAAAGAAATAGGAAGGAtggaaatagagaaaaaataaagtggaaaagatgtgtttttttgaatggatagaaatagaaaattttctcTGCTGGTTTAGATGAgtggaaaaaataatgaataaacaaaatatataaaaaaatatatttttatactatttaagataatataatcttttattccattttttttcttaataaaaaatggctaatttatatatatatatatatataatcatctcCAAATCATGACAAATAGGGAAAGATTTCTTAAATGGTGGGGCCAACTCCCTCCCTCCTATTTCTCTCCTTCCTAAATCACCCAATCCAAACATACTGTGAAAGTTAGAGTGAGAATACTTTGTATTCTATATTCAAAATGCTCATTTCTCCCTTTCAAACTTCACTGTTTGAAAGGAAGTGGCAGGGCATAATCAAGAAAGcaatattcaatttttcatcAATCGGCACGTATCAGCAGCagtaaataactaaatataGCAGCTTAACATCACTTTTTATAGGGTCAGTAAGGAAAAAGTTATAATGCCAAGAGCAAAAAGTCAGTGAAAGAAATTAAGCAGCAttactttcaatatttttatcatggttctaataatttttcaagACTGGGAGTTGACAACTACATCATATATCATGAGGCACATACAGAATTGATGATAAACTGTGAAACCTATTCTAGTTATTAATTTATCCATTTAGAAAATTGAATTAGGGTATGCAAACAGCTATATTCATAATTACTAAGAAGCAGAATCCGGCTAAGACATAGTAATACAGTATTTAATTAATAGTTTCAAAaggacataaaaattaaaaataaatgaattaccaAGGCGTTCAAGTTCTCGGTCAGCAAATTTGACAACAACAGGATATGATTCCTAGGAAAGGTAAATGCATCAAATAATAATGAGTTTAAATTAATgagaagaatatcaagaagagaaGGTTTAAGCCAACCATCATAGGCAAAGTTGTTCTTACCCCAGCAAAtgtatatttattgtttaaagCCTTAATAGCCCTGTCAGCTTCATCAAATGTTGCATATTTTACAAAACAACTTCCTGTGTAAGTTGAACAAAATTTGGACTATTGTTAATACTTGTACATATGATATGCAACATATTACATCTACAAACGCAAGAATCAAATGAAATTCACTACTCCTCATAACACTTTGGAAGACCAAACTGCACAAACTGAGGATGATACAAATAAGTGAAATACAAATAATAGTTTACATAGATACCTTGCCGTGTACCAGTTTTCTTATGTTTTAAAAGAACAATCTCAACAATAGTTCCATGTTCTTCGAATACAGTGCAAATCtgatataaaattacaaaaatgaaaaaaaatagacgAGTAAGAGgtataacaaaaacaaagaaagtaaggaagaaaataaaaacaagtataACATCACACAATCTGCTAAAAAGATTCATGATAAAAAtgtcaaaagataaataaataaaaccatcTCTTCTGATGAGGGAGGTGGAAAATACAAGAAGTGGCTTAAACAGCAGTAAAACATTCTTCaccaatatatattaaaattcttCTATGGGTAGGAACAATATCTCTTATCAATAGAAATCCTAATATCCCAGTTAGAGTGTTGCACTGTTGCTTATGTTGGAACAAGGATTACAATAACAATTAGAGCACATTTGGTGTAGAGAATAGATTTTCAAGTAATCAAAATGGAATTCATTGGGCATGGGATTGGAATGGAATGATGATTTCTACTCTATTGTCTGGTTACAAGGGGAATGAAATgacatttgtttttcatttcaaattgctATTATCCTTAGTACATTAAATGGATTACAACTGTAACAAACTGAAGATAAATAAGGTGATCATGGTTCGAAATTGCAGTCCGCAACCGCAATTGCAGCCACCATATTGCTGTTGCGGTGGTGCCCACAATTGCTCTGGGATTTTCAATCATATGAAATTCCGTAACGTAGCTGCTATGGAACCTTAATACCATTCTATTCCAATTTTTCggtctgaaaaataaaataaaattgatttcaatCTTCTATTTTGAACTTCTAAGTGTCAATGGTCGAATGGGTATGGCAGTGTGAGATGGTGGAGATACCAAatcttaaaatgaataaaacttaTGCTATCtcataaataaaagatataccaataattagaataattgtaaaattcttttttacatTCAGTACAAGCATATAATTTCACGCCACAATCCGCATCACAGAAGCTGCAATGGCCGCAACCGCAATTTAGAACCATTAAGGTGATAACACAGTTAAATTTATTCCAGGATTCACCATTCTTATACAATAGATACAGGgacaaaatgataattttaattgcTATGTAATATATACCATTTACATACTCTTGTATAAGTCCACAATTTCAACTACAACACGAGTCTGAACAAAGTTAATTGGAAATAGACTTACCTCATCCTCCGTGGCCGTTCTTGGAACAGGTGCAACATAAACTTTACACGAAACGTCCACTTGATCTGCGAGAATGAAATCAAATCGCGTAACtagcgaaactaaggctaatACACTTACACAGAAACACTAtttcagttttaaaaaaaataatagtgaaaGAAAATTGGTAGTGCCTGGAGAAGTTCCGTTGTTGGAGTGATGCCAGGGGCGTTTGCGGAGAGGGCGAGCCATGGAATGGTTAAGAGCGTAACCAGAATCGACGGCGGGTGTGGGTTGGAAGTGGTGGAATACGTTGCCATTGTCGTGAATGTGAGGGTCTCCGTTGAAATTGACCCTTTGCTGCTCCGCTTGCTCCTTCGGGTTATTCTCCATCTTCTTCGTCAACTCTCGATTAAGCACACGCGCTGACGTATGCCCTAGAGACGGATTAAGTCAACTGAAGAAGAAGAGTAACGGGCTTTGGCCTTCTCCGTTGCTCACTTGTTGCACTTCAGCTCTGCTTCCGAAGCAATTCTCAGATAATTTGCAGTGTCCACGGGGTTTAGCACTTTCTGAAAAATACTTaaatgaaaaaggttttgataaCAAAATGgtcactaaaattatatataatttttataattttgtaaaaataactagtactgtttt encodes the following:
- the LOC114400079 gene encoding flowering time control protein FCA-like isoform X2, with protein sequence MENNPKEQAEQQRVNFNGDPHIHDNGNVFHHFQPTPAVDSGYALNHSMARPLRKRPWHHSNNGTSPDQVDVSCKVYVAPVPRTATEDEICTVFEEHGTIVEIVLLKHKKTGTRQGSCFVKYATFDEADRAIKALNNKYTFAGESYPVVVKFADRELERLGVRGFCRNMEKKDPLEEVADKVFVSSINKEATNKEIEDIFSPYGHVEDIFFKSTHGYAFVKFSNREMALAAIKGLNKTFTMRGCDHPLIVRFADPKKPKTGESRGNFLSVNANFGPCSQEPAVWPLPNFGDSNNGGIILPHAPYHSSIAHPQVTSHMQNWEPGATVLQHPFPPQQVHPHVASMPLGSIQAPKLSSQPFITEVPRQSHPADSSVQNIEQQLSSQTTIVFSV
- the LOC114400079 gene encoding flowering time control protein FCA-like isoform X1; protein product: MENNPKEQAEQQRVNFNGDPHIHDNGNVFHHFQPTPAVDSGYALNHSMARPLRKRPWHHSNNGTSPDQVDVSCKVYVAPVPRTATEDEICTVFEEHGTIVEIVLLKHKKTGTRQGSCFVKYATFDEADRAIKALNNKYTFAGESYPVVVKFADRELERLGVRGFCRNMEKKDPLEEVADKVFVSSINKEATNKEIEDIFSPYGHVEDIFFKSTHGYAFVKFSNREMALAAIKGLNKTFTMRGCDHPLIVRFADPKKPKTGESRGNFLSVNANFGPCSQEPAVWPLPNFGDSNNGGIILPHAPYHSSIAHPQVTSHMQNWEPGATVLQHPFPPQQVHPHVASMPLGSIQAPKLSSQPFITEVPRQSHPADSSVQNIEQQLSSQLPSQTESNPSTVTGITLPDMPTSPQDEDFPECDWSEHYCPDGDKYYYNCITCESRWDKPEEYALYEKESQKQQEREDNCCSLSQLSLSSSQLVGQKQQETDHDHKQSETIPVVG